A genomic region of Mycolicibacterium poriferae contains the following coding sequences:
- a CDS encoding MBL fold metallo-hydrolase — MQIDVTFVGTATTLIRFGDITLLTDPNFLHQGQHAYLGYGLWSRRRRPPALEIDELPPLAAIVLSHLHGDHWDRVAERGLDRTVPIVTTRHAAPRLQRRGFAAARGIDTWDSVTVSHGAASVTMTSLLGKHAPTPVDRLLPPVMGTMLEFTTATEAAPRRLYVSGDTLLIEELDEIPVRCGAIDAGILHLGGTRLPAGNKLPFGLTVTMDGRQGTEAVQRLGLPRVIPVHFDDYAVFASPRQDFIDSMTARGLADRVVVLERGHTVSL; from the coding sequence GTGCAGATCGACGTGACGTTCGTGGGCACGGCCACGACCCTGATCAGATTCGGTGACATCACTCTGCTGACCGATCCGAACTTCCTGCACCAGGGCCAGCATGCCTACCTCGGTTACGGGCTGTGGTCCCGGCGGCGCCGGCCGCCGGCCCTGGAGATCGACGAACTGCCGCCCCTGGCCGCCATCGTGCTGTCCCACCTGCACGGCGACCACTGGGACCGGGTCGCCGAGCGCGGACTCGACCGCACCGTCCCCATCGTCACGACCAGACACGCCGCACCACGCCTGCAGCGCCGCGGGTTCGCGGCAGCCCGCGGAATCGACACGTGGGACAGCGTCACCGTCAGCCACGGCGCCGCGTCGGTGACGATGACGTCACTGCTGGGCAAGCATGCCCCGACTCCGGTGGACCGGCTGTTGCCGCCGGTGATGGGCACGATGCTGGAGTTCACCACTGCAACCGAAGCAGCTCCTCGTCGCCTGTATGTGTCCGGCGACACCCTGCTGATCGAGGAGCTCGACGAGATCCCGGTGCGCTGCGGCGCGATCGACGCCGGAATACTGCACCTCGGCGGGACGCGTCTGCCAGCCGGGAACAAGCTCCCGTTCGGCCTGACGGTCACCATGGACGGACGCCAGGGCACCGAGGCTGTCCAACGACTCGGGCTGCCCCGCGTCATACCGGTTCATTTCGACGACTACGCGGTCTTCGCCTCTCCCCGGCAGGACTTCATCGACTCGATGACCGCCCGAGGACTTGCTGACCGCGTCGTCGTCCTCGAGCGAGGTCACACCGTCTCGCTCTGA
- a CDS encoding FAD-dependent oxidoreductase, giving the protein MTSLWLADRAEGASPPKPLDEDKRSADVVVVGAGLTGLITAVLLARAGKDVLVLEALSVGAGATGNTTAKISLLQHTKLSKIVGKHGPKVGRQYVEGNREGMEWLVQRCAEHGLSVQREDALTYAQSAEGVPSAREELEACRAAGLDVDWVDDADVPFPFHGGVRLRDQAQFDPMPLLDSLIVELEEHGGRLAQGVRVQKVTGRGQGLAMHVRTAAGDEFEVAAGQCVLATGIPILDRGGFFARLKPQRSYCLAYQVPGDITRGMYISADSPTRSLRYAPAANGDRLIVGGAGHPVGQQKGPASSVQELDAWAKLHFPGAVQTHFWSAQDYSPIDELPYVGPILPGSDKILVATGFDKWGMTNGAAAALALTSRILGGRMDWAQTFASWSPHELSGIPKAMQINAEVGLYMARGWVTPVTRIGNRTPDSGGVVSGPPWNLEARSVVDGVEHRVSPVCPHLGGIVNWNDADQAWECPLHGSRFAPDGTLLEGPATRDLTGAPD; this is encoded by the coding sequence ATGACTTCTTTGTGGTTGGCCGACCGTGCCGAGGGGGCGTCACCGCCGAAACCGTTGGACGAAGACAAGCGCTCGGCCGATGTCGTCGTAGTCGGCGCGGGGCTGACCGGGCTGATCACGGCAGTGCTGTTGGCGCGCGCCGGCAAGGACGTCCTGGTGCTCGAAGCACTGAGTGTCGGTGCGGGCGCGACCGGCAACACCACCGCGAAGATCAGTCTGCTGCAGCACACCAAACTGTCCAAGATCGTCGGCAAGCACGGCCCCAAGGTCGGGCGCCAGTACGTCGAAGGCAACCGCGAGGGGATGGAATGGCTGGTGCAGCGCTGCGCGGAGCATGGATTGTCCGTGCAACGCGAAGACGCGCTCACCTATGCGCAGTCCGCCGAGGGCGTTCCGTCGGCGCGCGAGGAACTCGAAGCCTGCCGGGCGGCCGGACTCGACGTCGACTGGGTCGACGACGCTGACGTGCCGTTCCCGTTTCACGGTGGTGTCCGACTGCGCGACCAGGCGCAGTTCGATCCGATGCCGTTGCTGGACAGCCTGATCGTCGAGCTCGAGGAACACGGGGGTCGGCTGGCGCAGGGTGTGCGGGTGCAGAAGGTGACCGGTCGCGGACAGGGATTGGCGATGCACGTGCGCACGGCTGCCGGTGACGAGTTCGAGGTTGCCGCCGGACAGTGCGTGCTGGCCACCGGCATCCCGATCCTCGACCGCGGTGGCTTCTTCGCCCGGCTCAAACCCCAGCGCTCGTACTGTCTGGCCTACCAGGTGCCCGGGGACATCACCCGAGGCATGTACATCTCCGCCGACTCGCCGACCCGCTCGCTGCGGTACGCACCCGCGGCCAACGGTGATCGGTTGATCGTCGGCGGCGCGGGTCATCCGGTGGGACAGCAGAAGGGCCCGGCGTCGTCGGTGCAGGAACTCGACGCGTGGGCCAAGCTGCACTTCCCGGGGGCGGTTCAAACGCACTTCTGGTCGGCCCAGGACTACAGCCCGATCGACGAATTGCCCTACGTCGGCCCCATCCTGCCCGGCAGCGACAAGATCCTCGTGGCAACGGGATTCGACAAGTGGGGCATGACCAACGGCGCCGCCGCCGCCTTGGCATTGACGAGCCGAATTCTCGGCGGCCGCATGGACTGGGCGCAGACGTTTGCGAGCTGGAGTCCGCATGAGCTGTCCGGCATCCCCAAGGCCATGCAGATCAACGCCGAGGTCGGGCTGTACATGGCTCGAGGCTGGGTCACCCCGGTGACCAGGATCGGCAACCGGACCCCCGACAGCGGGGGCGTGGTCAGTGGGCCGCCGTGGAACCTGGAGGCGCGCAGCGTCGTCGACGGCGTCGAGCACCGGGTCTCACCGGTGTGCCCACACCTCGGCGGCATCGTCAATTGGAACGACGCCGATCAGGCGTGGGAGTGCCCGCTGCACGGATCCCGGTTCGCGCCCGACGGGACATTGCTCGAAGGTCCGGCGACCCGGGATCTCACCGGCGCCCCTGACTGA
- the tig gene encoding trigger factor: MKSTVEKLSPTRVRINVEVPFTELEPEIDKAFKQLAKQIRLPGFRPGKAPRKLLEARVGRGAVLEQVVNDALPGRYSEAITAESLQPLGQPEIEITKLEDNEELVFTAEVDIRPEIDLPDFSALTLTVDAIEINDEDVNAELESLQKRFGTLTGVERAAETGDFVSIDLSATVNGEDVPEANTEGLSHEVGSGQLIDGLDEAIVGLKEGESRVFTTTLVAGGHAGQEAQVTVTVKSVKTRELPDLDDDFAQLASEFDTIDELREDLREKVAQVKRVQQAEQIRDKAIEQLLEQVDVPLPEKVVQAQIDDTLHNAIHGVDHDEEKFAEQLAEQGSSREEFDADNRSNAEKAIKTQLLMDAIADKLEIQVGQNDLTERLVLMSRQYGIEPQQLLQMLQQNNQLPAMFADVRRGLTVAAVVHGATVTDTEGNTVDTTEFFGPSEEQAAASAGEAEAAGGEDQEAVVEAAETPQVAAEAAAEDDDSK; encoded by the coding sequence GTGAAGAGCACCGTCGAGAAGTTGAGCCCGACCCGGGTTCGCATCAACGTGGAGGTGCCCTTCACTGAGCTCGAGCCCGAGATCGACAAGGCCTTCAAACAACTCGCCAAGCAGATCCGGCTGCCCGGCTTCCGGCCCGGCAAGGCTCCCCGCAAGCTGCTGGAAGCGCGCGTCGGACGCGGTGCGGTGCTCGAGCAGGTCGTCAACGATGCGCTGCCCGGCCGCTACAGCGAGGCCATCACCGCCGAGTCGCTGCAGCCCCTGGGACAGCCTGAGATCGAGATCACCAAGCTCGAGGACAACGAGGAGCTGGTGTTCACCGCCGAGGTCGACATCCGCCCCGAGATCGACCTGCCGGACTTCTCCGCGCTGACCCTGACCGTCGACGCCATCGAGATCAATGACGAGGACGTCAACGCCGAGCTGGAGTCGCTGCAGAAGCGTTTCGGCACCCTGACCGGCGTCGAGCGGGCCGCCGAGACCGGCGACTTCGTCTCGATCGACCTGTCGGCCACCGTCAACGGCGAGGACGTCCCCGAGGCCAACACCGAGGGGCTGTCCCACGAGGTCGGTTCGGGCCAGCTCATCGACGGTCTGGACGAGGCGATCGTCGGTCTCAAGGAGGGCGAGAGCCGGGTCTTCACCACCACACTGGTGGCCGGCGGCCATGCCGGCCAGGAGGCCCAGGTGACCGTCACCGTGAAGTCGGTCAAGACGCGCGAGCTGCCCGACCTCGACGACGATTTCGCCCAGCTGGCCAGCGAGTTCGACACCATCGACGAGCTGCGCGAGGACCTGCGCGAGAAGGTCGCCCAGGTCAAGCGGGTGCAGCAGGCTGAGCAGATCCGGGACAAGGCCATCGAGCAGCTGCTCGAACAGGTCGACGTGCCGCTGCCGGAGAAGGTGGTGCAGGCCCAGATCGACGACACCCTGCACAACGCCATCCACGGTGTGGACCACGACGAGGAGAAGTTCGCCGAGCAACTTGCCGAGCAGGGCAGCAGCCGCGAAGAATTCGACGCCGACAACCGCAGCAACGCCGAGAAGGCGATCAAGACCCAGCTGTTGATGGATGCCATCGCCGACAAGCTGGAGATCCAGGTCGGACAGAACGATCTGACCGAGCGGCTGGTGCTCATGTCGCGTCAGTACGGTATCGAGCCCCAGCAGCTGTTGCAGATGCTGCAGCAGAACAATCAGCTGCCCGCGATGTTCGCCGATGTGCGTCGCGGACTGACTGTGGCCGCGGTGGTGCACGGCGCGACCGTCACCGACACCGAGGGCAACACGGTCGACACCACCGAGTTCTTCGGCCCGTCCGAGGAGCAGGCCGCGGCATCCGCTGGTGAGGCCGAGGCCGCTGGTGGCGAGGACCAGGAAGCAGTCGTGGAAGCAGCGGAGACCCCGCAGGTAGCAGCCGAGGCTGCTGCGGAGGACGACGACAGCAAGTGA
- the ctaD gene encoding aa3-type cytochrome oxidase subunit I, producing MTAEAPALLELKARRPFPPRLGPKGNLIYKLITTTDHKLIGIMYVVACFAFFLIGGLMALFIRTELVSPGLQFLSNEQYNQLFTMHGTAMLLFYATPIVFGFANLVLPLQIGAPDVAFPRLNAFSFWLFLFGALIALSGFITPGGAADFGWTAYSPLTDSIHSPGAGANLWILGLGVGGLGTILGAVNMITTVVCMRAPGMTMFRMPIFTWNILVTSILVLLIFPLLTAALFGLAADRVLGAHVYDPANGGVLLWQHLFWFFGHPEVYVIALPFFGIVSEIFPVFSRKPIFGYTTLVYATVSIAALSMAVWAHHMFATGAVLLPFFSFMTFLIAVPTGIKFFNWIGTMWKGQLTFETPMLFAIGFVVTFLLGGLSGVLLASPPLDFHVHDTYFVVAHFHYVLFGTIVFATYAGIYFWFPKMTGRLLDERLGKLHFWLTFIGFHTTFLVQHWLGNEGMPRRYADYLPTDGFTALNIVSTIGAFILGASMLPFVWNVFKSWRYGEPVTVDDPWGYGNSLEWATSCPPPRHNFTELPRIRSERPAFELHYPHMVERMRREAYIGRSHGPGGGDVTRVENENVRS from the coding sequence ATGACCGCCGAGGCGCCCGCGCTACTGGAGCTGAAAGCCCGCCGCCCCTTTCCTCCCCGTCTCGGCCCCAAGGGCAACCTGATCTACAAGCTGATCACCACCACCGATCACAAGCTGATCGGCATCATGTACGTGGTCGCGTGCTTCGCGTTCTTCCTCATCGGCGGTCTGATGGCGCTGTTCATCCGCACCGAGTTGGTCTCCCCCGGTCTGCAGTTCCTGTCGAACGAGCAGTACAACCAGCTGTTCACCATGCACGGCACCGCGATGCTGCTGTTCTACGCCACCCCGATCGTGTTCGGGTTCGCGAATCTGGTGCTGCCGCTGCAGATCGGTGCACCCGACGTGGCGTTCCCGCGGCTCAACGCGTTCTCGTTCTGGCTGTTCCTGTTTGGTGCGTTGATCGCGCTGAGCGGGTTCATCACCCCCGGCGGGGCGGCGGACTTCGGCTGGACGGCCTACTCGCCGCTGACGGACTCGATCCACTCCCCCGGCGCGGGGGCGAACCTGTGGATCCTGGGCCTCGGCGTGGGCGGGTTGGGAACGATCCTGGGCGCGGTCAACATGATCACCACGGTGGTCTGCATGCGCGCACCGGGCATGACGATGTTCCGGATGCCGATCTTCACCTGGAACATCCTGGTGACCTCGATTCTGGTGCTGCTGATCTTCCCGCTGCTGACCGCGGCGTTGTTCGGGTTGGCCGCCGACCGGGTGCTGGGCGCCCACGTCTACGACCCGGCCAACGGCGGGGTACTGCTGTGGCAGCACCTGTTCTGGTTCTTCGGCCACCCCGAGGTGTACGTCATCGCATTGCCGTTCTTCGGCATCGTCAGTGAGATCTTCCCGGTGTTCAGCCGCAAGCCGATCTTCGGCTACACGACACTGGTGTACGCCACGGTCAGCATTGCGGCGCTGTCGATGGCGGTGTGGGCGCATCACATGTTCGCCACCGGGGCGGTGCTGCTGCCGTTCTTCTCGTTCATGACATTTCTGATCGCGGTGCCCACCGGCATCAAGTTCTTCAACTGGATCGGCACGATGTGGAAGGGCCAGTTGACCTTCGAGACACCGATGCTGTTCGCCATCGGGTTCGTCGTGACGTTCCTGCTCGGTGGTCTGTCGGGTGTGTTGCTGGCCAGCCCGCCGTTGGACTTCCACGTCCATGACACCTATTTCGTGGTGGCCCATTTCCACTACGTGCTGTTCGGCACCATCGTGTTCGCCACCTACGCCGGCATCTACTTCTGGTTCCCCAAGATGACCGGCCGACTGCTCGACGAACGCCTCGGCAAGCTGCACTTCTGGCTCACCTTCATCGGCTTCCACACCACGTTCCTGGTCCAGCACTGGCTGGGCAACGAGGGCATGCCCCGCCGCTACGCCGACTACCTGCCCACCGACGGATTCACCGCGCTGAACATCGTCTCGACCATCGGCGCGTTCATCCTGGGCGCCTCGATGCTGCCGTTCGTGTGGAACGTCTTCAAGAGCTGGCGCTACGGCGAACCCGTCACCGTCGACGACCCGTGGGGCTACGGCAACTCGTTGGAGTGGGCCACCAGCTGCCCGCCACCGCGCCACAACTTCACCGAACTGCCCCGCATCCGCTCCGAGCGACCCGCGTTCGAACTGCACTACCCGCACATGGTCGAACGGATGCGCCGCGAGGCCTACATCGGCCGCTCCCACGGCCCCGGCGGGGGCGACGTCACCCGGGTCGAGAACGAAAACGTCCGCAGCTGA
- a CDS encoding ATP-dependent Clp protease proteolytic subunit produces the protein MRGAPQGLTLQDSVYERLLAERIIFLGSQVDDDIANRLCAQILLLAAEDPTKDIHLYINSPGGSISAGMAIYDTMVLAPCDVATYAMGMAASMGEFLLAAGTKGKRYALPHARILMHQPLGGITGGAADIAIQAEQFASIKKEMFRLNAEFTGQTIERIEADSDRDRWFTAQEALEYGFVDHIITSVNFNGANS, from the coding sequence ATGCGTGGCGCGCCGCAGGGACTCACGCTCCAGGACTCGGTCTATGAGCGGTTGCTCGCCGAGCGCATCATTTTCCTGGGCTCGCAGGTGGACGACGACATCGCCAACCGGCTGTGCGCGCAGATCCTCCTGTTGGCGGCCGAAGACCCGACCAAGGACATCCACCTCTACATCAACTCGCCGGGCGGCTCGATCAGCGCCGGCATGGCGATTTACGACACCATGGTGCTGGCGCCGTGTGACGTCGCGACGTACGCGATGGGAATGGCCGCCTCGATGGGCGAGTTCCTGTTGGCGGCAGGCACCAAGGGCAAGCGCTATGCGCTACCGCACGCGCGGATCCTGATGCACCAGCCCCTCGGCGGTATCACCGGTGGCGCCGCGGACATCGCGATCCAGGCCGAGCAGTTCGCCTCGATCAAGAAGGAGATGTTCCGGCTGAACGCGGAGTTCACCGGACAGACCATCGAGCGCATCGAGGCCGACTCCGACCGCGACCGCTGGTTCACCGCGCAGGAAGCCCTCGAATACGGCTTCGTCGACCACATCATCACCAGCGTCAACTTCAACGGAGCGAACTCATGA
- a CDS encoding TIGR03618 family F420-dependent PPOX class oxidoreductase gives MTTLDDAFALARDDNGLAVVSTLRADHTIQSTLVNAGPLLHPGTGAQVLGFVTYGRVKLANLRARPQVTVTFRHGWQWATVEGRADLAGPDDEQPWVDRPDALAQLLRDVFTAAGGTHDDWDAYDRTMREQRRTAVLITPTRIYSNG, from the coding sequence ATGACGACCCTCGACGACGCATTTGCCCTGGCGCGCGACGACAACGGGCTGGCGGTGGTCTCGACGCTGCGGGCCGACCACACGATTCAGTCGACGCTCGTCAACGCCGGCCCCCTGCTGCACCCTGGCACCGGCGCCCAGGTGCTGGGCTTCGTCACCTACGGGCGGGTCAAACTGGCGAATCTGCGGGCTCGCCCACAAGTCACTGTGACGTTCCGACACGGCTGGCAGTGGGCCACCGTGGAGGGCCGGGCGGACCTGGCCGGACCGGACGACGAGCAGCCCTGGGTGGACCGGCCGGACGCCCTGGCCCAGCTGCTGCGCGACGTCTTCACCGCCGCGGGCGGCACCCATGACGACTGGGACGCCTATGACCGCACGATGCGTGAGCAGCGGCGCACTGCCGTGCTCATCACACCGACCCGGATCTACAGCAACGGCTGA
- a CDS encoding tyrosine-type recombinase/integrase yields the protein MHTAAWTGLRSAEPAGLQIADVELPTNSNKPGALRVDRTVARVGTELRYLTPKTKGSRRRVPMTPATTVLLRDYLREHPCADEPTGPLFPAVRLVPPRPTGKRAETPDADAKARAARQTDALAALSVSEHEKRLVLDWTAPLRHATYSKAVFRPAVLRARRLSPHAAPSPDFTPHGLRHTYASLMIAAGRPTLEISRFMGHSKVTTTLSVYTHLFDTDDHADAMAALAELAAPAAPNVVPLRANCQ from the coding sequence GTGCACACGGCGGCGTGGACCGGGCTGCGCTCGGCCGAGCCGGCAGGGCTGCAGATCGCAGACGTTGAGCTGCCCACCAATTCGAACAAGCCCGGAGCCCTGCGCGTCGACCGCACCGTTGCCCGCGTCGGAACAGAACTGCGTTACCTGACGCCGAAGACGAAAGGCAGCCGCAGACGCGTGCCGATGACCCCGGCGACAACCGTCCTCTTGCGCGACTACCTCCGCGAGCACCCGTGTGCCGACGAACCGACCGGACCGCTGTTTCCCGCAGTGCGCCTTGTGCCGCCGCGCCCGACCGGCAAGCGCGCGGAAACGCCCGACGCCGACGCGAAGGCACGCGCCGCGCGACAGACCGACGCCCTCGCCGCTCTGTCTGTCAGCGAACACGAGAAGCGATTGGTGCTCGACTGGACTGCGCCGCTACGGCACGCGACCTACTCGAAGGCGGTCTTCCGCCCCGCCGTGCTCCGGGCGCGACGGCTCTCCCCGCACGCTGCCCCGTCCCCGGACTTCACCCCGCACGGCCTACGGCACACGTATGCGAGCTTGATGATCGCAGCAGGGCGACCGACTCTGGAGATCTCGCGATTCATGGGACACAGCAAGGTGACGACAACCCTCAGCGTGTACACGCACCTGTTCGACACCGATGACCATGCCGATGCGATGGCGGCGCTCGCGGAGCTTGCGGCACCGGCAGCGCCGAATGTCGTACCGCTGCGTGCCAATTGTCAGTAG
- a CDS encoding DUF1542 domain-containing protein has product MEGALLILILLVVAAIGVAVYASSKASSRRTATSLADAQADARRVIERLGGQVFALSATDGAAKQALADASERYTAASSQMEQATTPRQAQLAKESAMEGLYYVRAARTAMGMDPGPELESLSGQRTAGTVTEDRRIAFEGREIEASPAPSERTPNYYPGGRVAGRPVPAGWYSEPWWKPALVAGAWGVGSALLFSSLFSGMAGVGYGAQGFENGYGEGFQDGLAAGQDGGGFDGGDGGDFGGGDWGGGGDFGGGDFGGFEF; this is encoded by the coding sequence ATGGAAGGCGCCCTGCTCATCTTGATCTTGTTGGTCGTGGCTGCGATCGGTGTGGCGGTCTATGCGTCGTCGAAGGCGTCGAGCCGACGCACCGCCACCTCGCTGGCTGACGCCCAGGCCGACGCCCGCCGCGTCATCGAACGGCTCGGCGGCCAGGTGTTCGCCCTCTCCGCCACCGACGGGGCCGCCAAGCAGGCACTCGCCGACGCGTCCGAGCGGTACACCGCGGCGTCGTCACAGATGGAGCAGGCCACCACGCCCCGCCAGGCCCAACTGGCGAAAGAAAGCGCGATGGAGGGCCTGTACTACGTCCGGGCTGCGCGAACTGCGATGGGAATGGATCCCGGACCGGAGCTCGAGTCGCTCTCGGGTCAGCGCACAGCCGGCACCGTCACCGAGGACCGCCGCATCGCCTTCGAGGGTCGCGAGATCGAGGCCTCACCCGCGCCCTCGGAGCGCACACCGAACTACTACCCCGGCGGTCGGGTGGCCGGACGACCTGTGCCCGCAGGATGGTATTCGGAGCCGTGGTGGAAGCCGGCGTTGGTCGCCGGTGCCTGGGGCGTGGGATCTGCGCTGCTGTTCAGCAGCTTGTTCTCCGGCATGGCCGGCGTGGGCTACGGCGCGCAGGGGTTCGAGAACGGTTACGGCGAAGGCTTCCAGGACGGCTTGGCGGCCGGTCAGGACGGCGGCGGGTTCGACGGTGGCGACGGCGGAGATTTCGGCGGCGGCGACTGGGGCGGGGGCGGAGACTTCGGCGGCGGCGATTTCGGCGGGTTCGAATTCTGA
- a CDS encoding acyl-[acyl-carrier-protein] thioesterase has product MPRNDVDHRLSPPPTDGYVYRTAWRVATGDIGADLELRLDSVARYLQEVGAENLVDAGEAEQHPHWLVQRTVIDVIEPVKFPNEVSFSRWCSALSLRWCTMRVDLDGSDGGHIETEGFWIAMNAKTLTPQRATDTLLERFGSTTNEHRLKWRPWLQNPDQTDDTMPFPLRRTDIDLFEHVTNTAYWHAIHELAPLAPDLVDPPYRAVIEYRRPIKYGEDVTLRWTRRGPEVTADMEIALTVDDEVRAAALLRKL; this is encoded by the coding sequence ATGCCCCGAAACGACGTCGACCACCGGTTGAGCCCACCGCCCACGGACGGCTACGTCTACCGGACCGCGTGGCGGGTGGCCACAGGTGACATCGGCGCCGATCTCGAGCTCAGGCTCGATTCCGTGGCGCGATACCTGCAGGAAGTGGGTGCGGAGAACCTGGTCGACGCCGGCGAGGCCGAGCAGCATCCCCACTGGCTCGTGCAGCGCACCGTGATCGACGTGATCGAGCCGGTGAAGTTCCCCAACGAGGTCTCGTTCAGCCGGTGGTGCTCGGCGTTGTCACTCCGGTGGTGCACGATGCGGGTCGACCTGGATGGCAGCGACGGCGGTCATATCGAGACCGAGGGCTTCTGGATAGCGATGAACGCCAAAACTCTGACGCCACAGCGGGCTACCGACACTCTGCTGGAACGGTTCGGATCCACGACCAACGAGCACCGGCTCAAATGGCGGCCGTGGCTGCAGAACCCGGATCAGACCGACGACACGATGCCGTTTCCCTTGCGGCGCACCGATATCGATCTGTTCGAACACGTCACCAACACCGCCTACTGGCACGCGATCCACGAGTTGGCACCGCTGGCGCCCGATCTTGTCGATCCCCCCTATCGGGCGGTGATCGAGTATCGCCGGCCGATCAAGTACGGCGAGGATGTGACCCTTCGCTGGACCCGGCGCGGTCCAGAGGTCACGGCGGACATGGAGATCGCGCTGACTGTCGATGACGAGGTCCGAGCCGCAGCGCTGCTTCGAAAGTTGTGA
- a CDS encoding DUF4383 domain-containing protein codes for MVNSSTTGRRGLAINTPVQMTAFVFGVVFLLVGIAGFIPGITTDYGDMSFAGHHPPSALLLGIFAVSVLHNIVHLLFGIAGLALARSFNTARIYLIGGSAVYAVLWLYGLVINLDSAANFVPLNTADNWLHLVLAVAMIGLGVVFGRKAATTTETGTPPSV; via the coding sequence ATGGTCAATTCTTCGACCACCGGGCGTCGCGGTCTGGCGATCAACACGCCCGTGCAGATGACCGCGTTCGTCTTCGGCGTGGTTTTCCTGCTCGTCGGTATCGCCGGCTTCATTCCCGGTATCACGACTGACTACGGCGACATGTCCTTCGCCGGGCACCACCCGCCCAGCGCGCTGCTGCTCGGAATATTCGCCGTCTCGGTGCTGCACAACATCGTGCACTTGTTGTTCGGCATCGCGGGACTGGCGCTGGCGCGCAGCTTCAACACCGCCCGGATCTACCTGATCGGCGGCAGTGCGGTGTACGCCGTGCTGTGGCTGTACGGGCTCGTCATCAACTTGGACAGCGCCGCGAACTTCGTGCCGCTGAACACCGCCGACAACTGGCTACACCTGGTCCTGGCGGTCGCGATGATCGGTCTCGGTGTCGTCTTCGGCCGAAAGGCTGCGACGACGACCGAAACCGGGACGCCGCCGAGCGTCTGA
- the clpP2 gene encoding ATP-dependent CLP protease proteolytic subunit ClpP2 yields MTDPRLSTPHGTAGQQPQARYILPSFIEHSSFGVKESNPYNKLFEERIIFLGVQVDDASANDIMAQLLVLESLDPDRDITMYINSPGGSFTSLMAIYDTMQYVRADIQTVCLGQAASAAAVLLAAGTPGKRLALPNARVLIHQPALGGVIQGQFSDLEIQAAEIERMRTLMETTLARHTGKDPETIRKDTDRDKILTAEAAKEYGIIDTVLEYRKLSAQTA; encoded by the coding sequence ATGACCGATCCTCGACTGAGCACTCCTCACGGCACCGCAGGCCAGCAGCCGCAGGCCCGCTACATCCTGCCGTCGTTCATCGAGCACTCGAGCTTCGGCGTCAAGGAGTCCAACCCGTACAACAAGCTGTTCGAGGAACGCATCATCTTCCTCGGTGTGCAGGTGGACGACGCCTCGGCCAACGACATCATGGCCCAGTTGCTGGTGCTCGAGTCGCTGGATCCCGACCGCGACATCACGATGTACATCAACTCGCCGGGCGGGTCGTTCACCAGCCTGATGGCGATCTACGACACCATGCAGTACGTGCGCGCCGACATCCAGACGGTGTGCCTGGGCCAGGCCGCCTCGGCCGCGGCGGTGCTGCTGGCCGCCGGAACACCGGGCAAGCGCCTGGCGCTGCCCAACGCCCGCGTGCTGATCCACCAGCCTGCGCTCGGCGGCGTCATCCAGGGGCAGTTCTCGGACCTGGAGATCCAGGCCGCCGAGATCGAGCGGATGCGCACCCTGATGGAGACGACCCTCGCGCGGCACACCGGCAAGGACCCGGAGACGATCCGCAAGGACACCGACCGCGACAAGATCCTGACCGCTGAGGCGGCCAAGGAGTACGGCATCATCGACACGGTCCTGGAGTACCGGAAGCTGTCGGCGCAGACCGCCTGA